In the Nicotiana tabacum cultivar K326 chromosome 16, ASM71507v2, whole genome shotgun sequence genome, one interval contains:
- the LOC107831720 gene encoding large ribosomal RNA subunit accumulation protein YCED homolog 1, chloroplastic, with protein sequence MPLVCSSSSTVSPSCGIPYKLQNVYHIKKLNLNPNVHLGYCNISYGHIAASGLGNVRFRKYSLTSSKFVIRNQKSNFLLEETYPDFDWVDEEQGDIQEDEGSPWEGAVVYKRNSSVTHLEYCTTLERLGLGKLSTKVSRSRASVMGLRVTKDVKDYPDGTPVLISLDVTRKKQKLRLDGIIRTVLSLGCNRCGEPAAESIFSNFSLLLSEEPIKEPETLDMGIMFGEDKFKSFGHDQEEMEDDDAWIDLEDQLYFPPQEKVIDISKQIRDLVHIEITINAVCDSKCKGICLKCGSNLNISSCSCHMGKVEEKGYGPLGGLKKQMQQT encoded by the exons ATGCCTCTTGTATGTTCGTCATCCTCCACAGTTTCCCCTTCATGTGGTATTCCATATAAACTACAAAATGTATACCACATAAAGAAGCTCAATTTGAACCCAAATGTCCATTTGGGTTACTGCAACATCTCGTACGGTCATATTGCTGCTAGTGGACTAGGGAATGTTAGATTTAGGAAGTACTCGCTTACTAGCTCAAAGTTTGTAATTAGAAACCAGAAAAGTAATTTTCTTTTAGAGGAAACCTATCCCGATTTTGATTGGGTGGATGAGGAGCAAGGTGACATACAAGAAGATGAGGGGTCTCCATGGGAAGGGGCGGTTGTGTATAAAAGAAATTCTTCAGTAACACATTTGGAATATTGCACCACTTTAGAAAGGCTGGGTTTGGGCAAGCTCTCCACAAAGGTTTCGAGGTCTCGGGCTTCGGTAATGGGACTGCGGGTGACCAAAGATGTCAAAGATTATCCTGATGGAACTCCCGTATTGATTTCCCTTGATGTGACAAGAAAGAAGCAAAAGTTGAGGCTTGATGGAATCATCAGGACAGTCCTCTCACTTGGTTGCAACAG GTGCGGTGAACCAGCTGCAGAAAGTATCTTTTCAAACTTTTCACTCCTACTCAGTGAAGAACCTATTAAGGAGCCAGAGACATTGGATATGGGCATAATGTTTGGGGAGGACAAATTCAAAAGTTTTGGACACGACCAAGAGGAAATGGAGGACGATGATGCTTGGATCGATTTAGAAGACCAGCTGTATTTTCCTCCTCAAGAAAAAGTTATCgacatttcaaaacaaattagaGATCTGGTGCACATAGAAATCACCATTAATGCTGTCTGTGATTCCAAGTGCAAAGGTATATGCCTAAAATGTGGTTCTAATCTTAACATCAGTAGCTGTAGTTGTCATATGGGAAAGGTAGAGGAGAAAGGTTATGGTCCTCTTGGAGGTCTGAAGAAGCAAATGCAACAAACATGA